A stretch of the Symbiobacterium terraclitae genome encodes the following:
- a CDS encoding ATP-dependent helicase: MLDAESVREYQRLRDAVRSSLLQGLNEQQRAAVLHGEGPLLILAGAGSGKTRVIAHRIAHLILFGPHYDPEALPPEEMTEGDLARLRAAVECGGRIDTGSIAHLLGGGVDPWRILAITFTNKAAAEMRERVEQLVGTRAREVWAATFHSTCVRMLRRDIERLGYGRNFVILDADDQQAVIKDCLKRLGLSDRQFQPGAVLGTISGAKNAMLDPERFAAQAADWWRGQVARVYALYQERLKASNALDFDDLQLKSVELLERFEDVRDFYQRKFQFILVDEYQDTNHVQNRWVFLLAGRRQNLAVVGDDDQGIYSWRGADISNILEFEAQFPNCRVIKLEQNYRSTQNILSAAYEVVRHNAGRKEKRLWTAAGAGDPVFSFTAVDERDEAAFVAREVERLVAEGLPDGTRLTFQDFAVLYRTHAQSRALEEAMVRRSIPYGIYGGLRFFERKEIKDVLAYLRLIANPADVVSFRRAVGVPKRGIGPATVDKLVDYAEQWQVPVATAALDCSMVPGLSGTYQRRMEEFGALLEELTNLSAQCTVGELIEAVLERTGYLDELRADTSLDAAARVENVQELLSMAAEFEPPEGEEFDGLKELDSFLATVALLTDADQVGEGQNKVTLMTLHSAKGLEFPVVFLVGMEEGVFPHSRSLADEVQMEEERRLCYVGMTRARFRLYLTHALSRNLWGQENYNSPSRFLGEIPAELVRQVTAAGSPAAGRQAVPDGGPGEPAPSGAGMVRPGGRYGSGYGGYGRGDGRGYGRGRGAEAPDDDFSPAIGSAGWGKTAQARRMQAATAPPAEKTPQFRPGDRVEHDRFGQGVVKAVMGDTVTVQFAAAGQRVLVASYLRPAGGGEA; encoded by the coding sequence ATGCTGGATGCTGAGTCGGTACGCGAGTATCAGCGGCTGCGCGATGCGGTGCGCAGCTCGCTGCTCCAGGGTCTGAACGAGCAGCAGCGGGCCGCGGTGCTGCACGGGGAGGGACCGCTGCTCATCCTCGCCGGGGCGGGCAGCGGCAAGACCCGGGTGATCGCCCACCGCATCGCCCACCTGATCCTGTTCGGGCCCCATTATGATCCCGAAGCGCTGCCGCCCGAGGAGATGACCGAGGGCGACCTGGCGCGCCTGCGCGCCGCGGTGGAGTGCGGCGGCCGCATCGACACGGGCAGCATCGCGCACCTGCTGGGCGGGGGGGTGGATCCCTGGCGCATCCTCGCCATCACCTTCACCAACAAGGCGGCGGCGGAGATGCGCGAGCGGGTGGAGCAACTGGTGGGTACCCGGGCCCGGGAGGTGTGGGCGGCCACCTTCCACTCCACGTGCGTCCGCATGCTGCGGCGCGACATCGAGCGGCTGGGCTACGGGCGCAACTTCGTCATCCTGGACGCCGACGACCAGCAGGCGGTCATCAAGGACTGCCTGAAGCGGCTCGGCCTCTCCGACCGGCAGTTCCAGCCCGGCGCCGTGCTGGGCACCATCTCCGGCGCCAAGAACGCCATGCTGGACCCGGAGCGGTTCGCCGCGCAGGCCGCCGACTGGTGGCGCGGCCAGGTGGCCAGGGTCTACGCCCTCTACCAGGAGCGGCTGAAGGCCAGCAACGCCCTCGACTTTGACGACCTGCAGTTGAAGTCGGTGGAGCTGCTGGAGCGGTTCGAGGACGTGCGGGATTTCTACCAGCGCAAGTTCCAGTTCATCCTGGTCGACGAGTACCAGGACACGAACCACGTGCAGAACCGCTGGGTCTTCCTGCTGGCCGGCCGGCGGCAGAACCTGGCCGTGGTCGGCGACGACGACCAGGGCATCTACTCGTGGCGCGGGGCCGACATCAGCAACATCCTGGAGTTCGAGGCCCAGTTCCCGAACTGCCGTGTCATCAAGCTGGAGCAGAACTACCGGTCCACGCAGAACATCCTCTCCGCTGCATACGAGGTCGTGCGGCACAACGCCGGCCGCAAGGAGAAGCGGCTCTGGACGGCCGCCGGCGCCGGCGACCCGGTCTTCTCCTTCACCGCCGTCGACGAGCGGGACGAGGCCGCCTTCGTGGCCCGGGAGGTGGAGCGTCTGGTGGCCGAGGGGCTGCCGGACGGCACCCGCCTCACCTTCCAGGACTTCGCCGTCCTCTACCGCACCCACGCCCAGTCCCGGGCGCTCGAGGAGGCGATGGTGCGCCGTTCCATCCCCTACGGCATCTACGGCGGCCTCCGCTTCTTCGAGCGGAAGGAGATCAAGGATGTGCTGGCCTATCTGCGGCTCATCGCCAACCCGGCCGACGTCGTCTCCTTCCGCCGGGCGGTGGGCGTGCCGAAGCGGGGCATCGGGCCCGCCACGGTGGACAAGCTCGTCGACTACGCCGAGCAGTGGCAGGTGCCCGTGGCCACGGCGGCGCTCGACTGCTCCATGGTGCCCGGCCTCTCCGGCACCTACCAGCGGCGCATGGAGGAATTCGGCGCCCTGCTGGAGGAGCTGACCAACCTGAGCGCTCAGTGCACGGTGGGCGAGCTCATTGAGGCCGTCCTGGAGCGGACGGGCTACCTGGACGAGCTGCGGGCCGACACCTCGCTGGACGCGGCGGCCCGGGTGGAGAACGTGCAGGAGCTGCTCTCCATGGCGGCGGAGTTCGAGCCGCCCGAGGGCGAGGAGTTCGACGGCCTCAAGGAGCTGGACTCCTTCCTCGCCACCGTTGCCCTGCTGACGGACGCCGACCAGGTGGGCGAGGGGCAGAACAAGGTCACCCTGATGACCCTCCACTCCGCCAAGGGGCTGGAGTTTCCGGTGGTCTTCCTGGTGGGGATGGAGGAGGGGGTCTTCCCCCACAGCCGCTCGCTCGCCGACGAGGTGCAGATGGAGGAGGAGCGCCGGCTCTGCTACGTGGGCATGACCCGAGCCCGCTTCCGGCTCTACCTGACCCACGCGCTGAGCAGGAACCTGTGGGGCCAGGAGAACTACAACAGCCCCAGCCGCTTCCTCGGCGAGATCCCGGCCGAGCTGGTCCGGCAGGTGACGGCGGCCGGCAGCCCGGCCGCAGGCCGCCAGGCCGTGCCCGACGGAGGGCCGGGTGAGCCGGCCCCGAGCGGCGCGGGCATGGTCCGCCCCGGCGGCCGGTACGGCAGCGGCTACGGCGGCTACGGCCGAGGGGACGGGCGCGGCTACGGCCGCGGGCGGGGCGCGGAGGCGCCCGACGACGACTTCTCGCCGGCCATTGGCTCGGCCGGGTGGGGGAAGACGGCGCAGGCCAGGCGGATGCAGGCCGCCACGGCGCCACCGGCCGAGAAGACGCCGCAGTTCCGCCCCGGCGACCGGGTGGAGCACGACCGGTTCGGTCAGGGCGTGGTGAAGGCCGTGATGGGTGACACAGTAACGGTGCAGTTCGCCGCGGCGGGTCAGCGGGTGCTGGTGGCCTCCTACCTGCGGCCGGCCGGCGGCGGCGAGGCGTGA
- the ligA gene encoding NAD-dependent DNA ligase LigA has product MDRAQAERRIAELTAAIRHHEYLYYVKNEPEISDAEFDQLMLELKRLEQQFPELLRPDSPTQRVGGAAASDFAKVPHQPPMYSLDNAFGEDDLRDFDRRVREGLGGEPVEYVCELKIDGLSISLRYEDGLFVQGATRGDGETGEDVTENLRTIGSIPLRLEPDGGPVPPRLIVRGEVYMAKRVLEELNRALADAGKPLLQNPRNAAAGGLRQKDPRKTRERRLDAFLYQVVGAEELGLAGHWSCLERLAAWRFKVNPHRRLCRSIDEVLEWVESWRERRFELPYEIDGLVIKVNALAQQRRLGFTSKFPRWAIAYKFPAEERETTVEGISLEVGRTGVVTPSADLAPVRIAGTTVKRATLHNEDYIREKDIRVGDTVIVRKAGEIIPEVVRVVLEKRPPGAVPWQFPATCPACGAELVRAEGEAATRCPNSLCPAQQYRAILHFASRDAMNVEGLGEALVQTLLDEGLIADAADLYRLHERREELIALERMGAKSVDNLLAAIDATRRNPLHRLIFALGIRHVGERAARLLADHFGSMEAIEQASLDELMAIPGLGPKIAESVRAYFASPRSHALLAKLRAAGVNMVGERKAGPAEGPLSGMTVVVTGTLTRWGRKEIEELIQQLGGKASGSVSRKTSFVLAGEAAGSKLTKAQELGIPVLSEEEFYARYVQP; this is encoded by the coding sequence ATGGACAGGGCGCAGGCAGAGCGCCGGATCGCGGAGCTGACTGCCGCCATCCGGCATCACGAGTATCTCTATTATGTAAAGAACGAGCCTGAGATCAGCGACGCCGAGTTCGACCAGCTGATGCTGGAGCTCAAGCGGCTGGAGCAGCAGTTTCCTGAGCTGCTGCGGCCCGACTCGCCCACCCAGCGCGTAGGCGGGGCCGCGGCGTCCGACTTCGCCAAGGTGCCGCACCAGCCGCCGATGTACTCGCTGGACAATGCCTTCGGCGAGGACGACCTGCGCGACTTCGACCGCAGGGTCCGGGAGGGGCTCGGCGGCGAGCCGGTGGAGTACGTGTGCGAGCTGAAGATCGACGGGCTCTCCATCTCGCTCCGGTACGAGGACGGCCTCTTCGTCCAGGGGGCGACCCGGGGAGACGGCGAGACCGGCGAGGACGTGACCGAGAACCTGCGCACGATCGGCTCGATCCCGCTCCGGCTGGAGCCGGACGGCGGGCCGGTGCCGCCCCGGCTGATCGTGCGGGGCGAGGTCTACATGGCCAAGCGGGTGCTGGAGGAGCTCAACAGGGCGCTGGCGGACGCGGGCAAGCCGCTGCTGCAGAACCCGCGCAACGCCGCGGCCGGCGGGCTCAGGCAGAAGGACCCTCGCAAGACCCGCGAGCGTCGGCTGGACGCCTTCCTCTACCAGGTGGTCGGGGCGGAGGAGCTGGGCCTTGCCGGCCACTGGTCGTGCCTGGAGCGGCTGGCCGCGTGGCGCTTCAAGGTGAACCCGCACCGGCGCCTCTGCCGCTCGATCGACGAGGTACTGGAGTGGGTCGAGAGCTGGCGGGAGCGCCGCTTCGAGCTGCCGTACGAGATCGACGGTCTGGTGATCAAGGTGAACGCGCTCGCCCAGCAGCGGCGGCTGGGGTTCACCTCGAAGTTCCCCCGCTGGGCCATTGCGTACAAGTTCCCCGCCGAGGAGCGGGAGACCACGGTGGAGGGCATCAGCCTCGAGGTGGGCCGGACGGGCGTGGTCACGCCTTCGGCCGACCTGGCCCCGGTCCGCATCGCCGGCACCACGGTCAAGCGGGCCACGCTGCACAACGAGGACTATATCCGGGAGAAGGACATCCGGGTCGGCGACACGGTGATCGTCCGCAAGGCCGGCGAGATCATCCCCGAGGTCGTGCGGGTCGTGCTGGAGAAGCGGCCGCCCGGTGCCGTGCCCTGGCAGTTCCCGGCCACATGCCCCGCCTGCGGCGCCGAGCTGGTGCGGGCCGAGGGTGAGGCGGCCACCCGCTGCCCCAACAGCCTTTGCCCCGCCCAGCAGTACCGGGCGATCCTCCACTTCGCCTCGCGGGACGCGATGAACGTCGAGGGGCTGGGCGAGGCGCTGGTGCAGACGCTGCTGGACGAGGGGCTGATCGCGGACGCGGCCGACCTGTACCGCCTGCACGAGCGGCGGGAGGAGCTCATCGCGCTGGAGCGCATGGGGGCGAAGTCGGTGGACAACCTGCTCGCCGCCATCGACGCCACGCGCCGGAACCCCCTGCACCGGCTGATCTTCGCCCTGGGCATCCGCCACGTGGGCGAGCGGGCGGCCCGGCTGCTGGCCGACCACTTCGGCTCGATGGAGGCCATCGAGCAGGCCAGCCTGGACGAACTGATGGCGATCCCCGGCCTGGGGCCGAAGATCGCCGAGTCGGTGCGGGCCTACTTCGCCTCGCCGCGGTCGCACGCGCTGCTGGCGAAGCTGCGGGCCGCCGGGGTCAACATGGTCGGCGAGCGGAAGGCCGGGCCGGCGGAGGGGCCGCTGTCCGGCATGACGGTGGTGGTGACCGGCACGCTCACCCGCTGGGGGCGCAAGGAGATCGAGGAGCTGATTCAGCAGCTGGGCGGCAAGGCCTCGGGCTCGGTGAGCCGGAAGACCAGCTTCGTCCTGGCCGGAGAGGCCGCGGGGTCGAAACTGACCAAGGCGCAGGAGCTGGGCATCCCCGTGCTGAGCGAGGAGGAGTTCTACGCCCGGTACGTCCAGCCGTAG
- the amrB gene encoding AmmeMemoRadiSam system protein B, with translation MVGRRQLAAALVLVIATGLLGLAGGPPGSARGPLGLAGAGDDGPSPVAPEPDERLPAAPEPAQPNVFFNPKLFYGGLEAARGAAATVAGPLAGGLVPHHDLAAELLSGFFLQLEAEPPEVIFLVGPNHDAAGQPVITGRRSWQTDFGLVEADRAAVDALVAAGLAAVDEAVLAREHSMGTLMPYIKYHAPGARVVPLVLHRNLTLPELKRLADGLAEQLGPGRILVASVDFSHYLTRAEAEARDEETLAAVMAGDLDRLLGMGNDHLDSPGAVAVLLMAMEASGAEGPAVLGHTNSGRILRDDLVETTSYFTFVFVNGDGAKEVSGPSLPRDDLAASPSSAAALRPDKAVKPQVSQFVVVTGTDT, from the coding sequence GTGGTAGGGCGGCGGCAGCTGGCGGCGGCGCTGGTCCTGGTGATTGCGACCGGCCTGCTGGGGCTCGCAGGGGGGCCGCCCGGGTCTGCCCGGGGCCCGCTCGGGCTGGCAGGGGCCGGGGACGACGGGCCTTCGCCGGTCGCGCCCGAGCCGGACGAACGGTTGCCGGCGGCGCCCGAACCGGCTCAGCCCAACGTGTTCTTCAATCCGAAGCTGTTCTACGGCGGCCTCGAGGCGGCCAGGGGGGCGGCGGCCACGGTCGCCGGCCCCCTGGCCGGGGGACTCGTGCCGCACCACGACCTGGCGGCGGAGCTCCTCTCGGGCTTCTTCCTGCAGCTGGAGGCCGAGCCGCCTGAGGTCATCTTCCTGGTGGGGCCGAACCACGACGCGGCCGGGCAACCGGTCATCACCGGCCGGCGGTCCTGGCAGACCGACTTCGGGCTCGTGGAGGCCGACCGCGCGGCGGTGGACGCCCTGGTGGCCGCCGGCCTGGCCGCCGTGGACGAGGCGGTGCTCGCGCGGGAGCACTCGATGGGCACCCTGATGCCCTACATCAAGTACCACGCGCCCGGGGCGCGCGTCGTGCCGCTGGTCCTCCACCGGAACCTCACGCTGCCGGAGCTCAAGCGGCTCGCGGACGGCCTCGCGGAGCAACTGGGTCCCGGACGGATCCTGGTGGCCTCCGTAGACTTCTCCCACTACCTCACGCGCGCCGAGGCCGAGGCCCGGGACGAGGAGACGCTGGCGGCAGTCATGGCGGGCGACCTGGACCGGCTGCTGGGCATGGGCAACGACCACCTGGACTCGCCCGGGGCGGTGGCCGTGCTCCTGATGGCCATGGAGGCCTCGGGCGCGGAGGGGCCGGCGGTGCTGGGACACACCAACTCCGGCCGGATTCTGCGCGACGACCTGGTCGAGACGACCAGCTACTTCACGTTTGTGTTCGTGAACGGCGACGGTGCCAAGGAAGTGTCAGGACCAAGCCTTCCAAGAGACGACCTTGCGGCGTCGCCGTCCTCTGCGGCTGCTCTCAGGCCCGACAAGGCCGTCAAGCCACAGGTGTCTCAATTCGTCGTGGTGACCGGCACCGACACGTAG
- a CDS encoding lytic transglycosylase domain-containing protein — protein MLLRLLRRRRSIWAALALGLAAVPTMFAGTAAAPAEGSDPNLAEPELDPMAAPPPDPAELERARLQSQAELIADLAPEKYRLLVITTAERYGVDPRLVAAIITVESRWDPDAVGAHGEQGLMQILPSTGEWLAGVMGLTEYRLSDPATSVEMGTFYLAALIREYGSADVALAVYNGGPRAAEGWQGNAYRRRVLTAYQGVAVVERAW, from the coding sequence ATGTTGCTCCGACTACTCCGCCGGCGACGTTCCATCTGGGCTGCCCTGGCGCTGGGCCTGGCGGCCGTCCCGACCATGTTCGCCGGCACGGCGGCCGCCCCCGCCGAGGGCTCGGATCCGAACCTGGCCGAGCCGGAACTCGATCCGATGGCCGCGCCGCCGCCAGACCCGGCCGAGCTGGAGCGCGCCCGCCTCCAGTCGCAGGCCGAACTGATCGCCGACCTCGCCCCCGAGAAGTACCGCCTGCTGGTGATCACCACCGCAGAGCGGTACGGCGTGGACCCGCGTCTCGTGGCCGCCATCATCACGGTGGAGAGCCGCTGGGACCCGGATGCGGTGGGCGCGCACGGCGAGCAGGGCCTGATGCAGATCCTCCCCTCCACGGGCGAGTGGCTCGCCGGGGTCATGGGGCTGACCGAGTACCGGCTGAGCGACCCGGCGACCTCGGTGGAAATGGGCACCTTCTACCTGGCCGCCCTCATCAGGGAGTACGGCTCGGCGGACGTGGCGCTGGCGGTGTACAACGGCGGTCCGCGCGCCGCCGAGGGCTGGCAGGGCAACGCCTACCGCCGGCGGGTGCTCACGGCGTATCAGGGGGTTGCGGTGGTGGAGCGGGCGTGGTGA
- a CDS encoding sensor histidine kinase: MHATEASSLVAQALEGLLSAVIVTDDAGVVRLVNSRAREFFGPAAAEGRPLEEAVSDLLQVRGALAGRRMEGEQEVVWQGRCLAVWSGPILEEGGRIGGAVCQAREAGVSAGLVAGAAHEIRNPLAAIRGGIQLMQARGASEHARHLALVLREIDRMDRILRDLLLAARPPQFHPEPLDAAGLVREVLQLQRPAMVHQGVVLAEELAPEELAVGDPALLHILVLNLVVNGLEAMPDGGRLRVALFRPDAEHLVLEVADTGQGIPENLLPRLFEPYFTTKPRGTGLGLAICRRIVQLHGGDIAVESSPGRGTRITATLRAPLPPDGTGM, encoded by the coding sequence GTGCACGCAACAGAGGCGTCCAGCCTGGTCGCCCAGGCCCTGGAAGGCCTTCTTTCTGCGGTCATCGTCACGGATGACGCGGGGGTTGTGCGCCTGGTGAACAGCCGGGCCCGGGAGTTCTTCGGCCCGGCGGCGGCCGAGGGGCGGCCGCTGGAGGAGGCGGTCTCCGACCTGCTGCAGGTTCGCGGCGCCCTCGCCGGACGGAGGATGGAGGGCGAGCAGGAGGTCGTCTGGCAGGGGCGGTGCCTGGCCGTGTGGAGCGGCCCGATCCTGGAGGAGGGCGGCCGCATCGGGGGAGCCGTCTGCCAGGCCCGGGAAGCCGGGGTATCCGCCGGCCTGGTGGCGGGCGCCGCCCACGAGATCCGCAATCCCCTGGCCGCCATCCGCGGCGGCATCCAGCTGATGCAGGCCCGCGGGGCGTCCGAGCACGCCCGCCACCTCGCGCTCGTCCTGCGCGAGATCGACCGCATGGACCGGATTCTGCGCGACCTCCTGCTGGCGGCCCGCCCTCCGCAGTTCCACCCGGAGCCGCTGGACGCGGCCGGCCTGGTGCGGGAAGTCCTGCAGCTGCAGCGTCCGGCCATGGTGCACCAGGGGGTGGTGCTGGCGGAGGAACTGGCGCCGGAGGAGCTGGCCGTCGGCGACCCCGCGCTCCTCCACATCCTGGTGCTGAACCTCGTGGTCAACGGGCTCGAGGCCATGCCCGACGGCGGGCGGCTCCGGGTCGCCCTCTTCCGCCCCGACGCCGAGCACCTGGTGCTCGAGGTGGCCGACACGGGTCAAGGGATCCCGGAGAACCTGCTGCCCCGGCTCTTTGAACCCTACTTCACGACGAAGCCCCGGGGTACCGGGTTGGGGCTGGCGATCTGCCGGCGGATCGTCCAGCTCCACGGGGGCGATATCGCGGTGGAGAGCAGCCCCGGAAGGGGCACGCGCATCACCGCCACACTGCGCGCTCCGCTGCCGCCCGACGGAACGGGTATGTAG